A region from the Mya arenaria isolate MELC-2E11 chromosome 2, ASM2691426v1 genome encodes:
- the LOC128243092 gene encoding DC-STAMP domain-containing protein 2-like isoform X1, producing MYRAVQNYDGSDTEKCINLKAGDVLSAVHALDDTWYLGYNRSTRKTGVFPAQCVRLEDSIEPGTGSSSAVENPVYTTISDDSVILGVHDADASVVKPIKDDQVRKDCEKKGNPAISTEYSTVQKVRFANDKHGVDINQESNLEKSFGADSVISWQESFETSFTTSTSEHQSGKVVSKDRDEGIYHVIFDDKLTKLKASTDMLFHTSRDENKRIKAVFGALSGFVIGGLFYVILRYSFNYSPLQAGIIVAISTVLICFGLALSSRCRCIMAVVLPNFFTGKGRALFLSIIFGFLLTGPIANIVHNAKETGSSMGCTVELITDQARVLQRQLAEPVKDMASYIAKQKQELEAFITNTNEAFVIAKTKLDEIDKTIAAAESINIIYEKCVRTIEEQLRKCRDACNIINVICRDLCSNLNAIKDVCKPLKSTENFVSNVATKTREAIDNTMQFITADVELKGDFMGNANSSKSAKKIQANINKDVAEKANVLETFFSILEKVLSVSFLLIFAQSFWYVKNYLAKDGYDNFYITNAFRSHDSTEFDNGRASVLPLKKRELSKYVNTRSIKLNEFERKYCTIGLAEVLLHVVFSTVIILFDYILYYVLKLIKTHGSIEFGFQGQGRVKIAVKGEGPLAQFYQTMIKGLDLKEGFTANLHLSRCLPNPSAPQWSTIVLLLLLYLLALAFVILRGYGMRLRRKISAYYYPEQEKARVIYLHKTIRHRRAGFQKFLRQQVKSSHKESMVKSQLRFSTWLRSKLSCFDRCLPNKSKQQCSCCEQEGGKGGVVLKKCGTESINGECDALFCGECIIALGGICPLCNTDEVEMRD from the exons ATGTACAGAGCTGTGCAGAACTATGACGGATCGGATACGGAGAAGTGCATTAACCTCAAGGCAGGCGACGTTCTCTCGGCCGTGCACGCGCTCGACGACACATGGTACCTTGGTTACAACCGGAGCACCCGCAAGACGGGCGTCTTTCCCGCTCAGTGTGTGCGGCTCGAAGACAGCATTGAACCTGGTACGG GTAGCTCTTCCGCCGTCGAAAACCCGGTCTATACAACAATATCTGACGATTCGGTTATATTAGGAGTACATGATGCGGATGCTTCAGTTGTTAAACCGATTAAAG ATGACCAGGTCCGGAAAGATTGTGAAAAGAAAGGCAATCCTGCGATTAGCACGGAATATAGTACTGTGCAAAAGGTACGGTTTGCAAATGATAAACACGGCGTTGACATAAATCAGGAAAGCAACTTGGAGAAGTCATTTGGAGCTGACTCGGTCATTTCTTGGCAGGAATCTTTTGAAACTTCATTTACCACAAGCACATCCGAACATCAGAGTGGAAAAGTTGTTAGCAAAGACAGGGACGAAGGAATTTATCACGTCATTTTCGATGATAAACTGACTAAGCTGAAGGCCAGCACGGATATGCTTTTCCACACCAGTAGGGATGAAAACAAGAGGATCAAAGCCGTTTTTGGTGCTCTCTCGGGCTTTGTCATTGGAGGTCTTTTCTATGTCATTCTACGATACAGTTTTAATTACAGTCCACTTCAAGCTGGGATCATAGTTGCCATTTCTACTGTTCTTATCTGCTTTGGATTAGCATTATCATCTCGTTGCCGTTGCATCATGGCAGTCGTGCTGCCCAACTTCTTTACAGGAAAGGGACGGGCATTGTTTTTGTCCATAATATTTGGATTTCTGTTAACAGGACCAATTGCAAACATAGTACATAATGCTAAAGAAACAGGCAGCAGTATGGGGTGTACTGTTGAACTTATTACTGATCAAGCACGCGTACTTCAAAGACAATTAGCGGAACCAGTCAAAGATATGGCTTCATACATTGCTAAGCAGAAACAAGAACTCGAGGCGTTTATCACAAATACAAACGAAGCTTTCGTCATTGCAAAAACTAAACTAGATGAGATAGACAAGACCATTGCAGCAGCAGAGAGCATCAATATTATTTACGag AAATGCGTGAGAACCATTGAAGAACAACTACGCAAATGTAGAGACGCGTGTAATATTATAAA TGTTATTTGCCGGGATTTGTGTAGCAATCTTAATGCAATAAAAGATGTATGTAAACCGTTGAAATCGACAGAAAATTTCGTATCAAATGTGGCAACTAAAACAAG aGAAGCGATCGATAACACAATGCAGTTTATCACAGCAGACGTTGAATTGAAGGGAGACTTCATGGGTAACGCTAACTCATCTAAGTCGGCAAAGAAAATCCaagcaaatataaataaagatgtTGCTGAAAAGGCAAACGTCTTAGAGACATTTTTCTCAATATTGGAAAAGGTTCTTTCTGTTTCCTTTCTCCTCATTTTTGCACAGTCATTCTGGTATGTGAAAAATTATTTAGCAAAAGATGGCTATGATAACTTTTACATTACTAATGCATTTCGATCACACGATTCAACTGAATTTGATAACGGCAGAGCTTCTGTTTTACCTTTGAAAAAAAGAGAGCtctcaaaatatgtcaatacCCGCTCAATCAAACTGAATGAATTTGAAAGGAAATACTGCACAATTGGTCTTGCAGAGGTACTTCTTCATGTTGTTTTCAGTACCGTCATCATattatttgattacattttatactaTGTACTGAAGTTGATTAAAACCCATGGGTCGATAGAGTTTGgatttcaaggtcaaggccgCGTCAAGATCGCTGTTAAGGGTGAGGGACCACTCGCACAATTTTACCAGACAATGATTAAAGGTTTAGACCTCAAAGAAGGGTTCACCGCTAACCTTCACCTCAGCCGCTGTCTTCCTAACCCCTCAGCACCCCAATGGTCAACCATAGTGCTTCTACTGCTGCTGTACCTGTTAGCGCTTGCATTTGTCATATTGAGGGGATACGGCATGAGGCTTCGTCGCAAAATCTCAGCTTACTATTACCCAGAGCAAGAAAAGGCTCGAGTTATCTACCTCCACAAAACTATTCGACACAGACGGGCCGGCTTTCAGAAATTTCTACGCCAGCAGGTTAAGTCTTCTCATAAAGAGAGCATGGTGAAAAGCCAGCTTCGTTTCTCCACTTGGCTTAGGTCAAAACTTTCCTGTTTTGACAGATGTTTACCAAATAAAAGTAAGCAGCAGTGTTCCTGTTGCGAGCAGGAGGGTGGGAAAGGAGGGGTGGTGTTGAAGAAATGTGGAACGGAAAGTATTAACGGAGAGTGCGATGCATTGTTTTGTGGCGAGTGTATTATCGCTCTTGGTGGAATATGCCCACTTTGTAACACAGACGAAGTTGAAATGCGAGATTAA
- the LOC128243092 gene encoding DC-STAMP domain-containing protein 2-like isoform X2, with product MYRAVQNYDGSDTEKCINLKAGDVLSAVHALDDTWYLGYNRSTRKTGVFPAQCVRLEDSIEPGSSSAVENPVYTTISDDSVILGVHDADASVVKPIKDDQVRKDCEKKGNPAISTEYSTVQKVRFANDKHGVDINQESNLEKSFGADSVISWQESFETSFTTSTSEHQSGKVVSKDRDEGIYHVIFDDKLTKLKASTDMLFHTSRDENKRIKAVFGALSGFVIGGLFYVILRYSFNYSPLQAGIIVAISTVLICFGLALSSRCRCIMAVVLPNFFTGKGRALFLSIIFGFLLTGPIANIVHNAKETGSSMGCTVELITDQARVLQRQLAEPVKDMASYIAKQKQELEAFITNTNEAFVIAKTKLDEIDKTIAAAESINIIYEKCVRTIEEQLRKCRDACNIINVICRDLCSNLNAIKDVCKPLKSTENFVSNVATKTREAIDNTMQFITADVELKGDFMGNANSSKSAKKIQANINKDVAEKANVLETFFSILEKVLSVSFLLIFAQSFWYVKNYLAKDGYDNFYITNAFRSHDSTEFDNGRASVLPLKKRELSKYVNTRSIKLNEFERKYCTIGLAEVLLHVVFSTVIILFDYILYYVLKLIKTHGSIEFGFQGQGRVKIAVKGEGPLAQFYQTMIKGLDLKEGFTANLHLSRCLPNPSAPQWSTIVLLLLLYLLALAFVILRGYGMRLRRKISAYYYPEQEKARVIYLHKTIRHRRAGFQKFLRQQVKSSHKESMVKSQLRFSTWLRSKLSCFDRCLPNKSKQQCSCCEQEGGKGGVVLKKCGTESINGECDALFCGECIIALGGICPLCNTDEVEMRD from the exons ATGTACAGAGCTGTGCAGAACTATGACGGATCGGATACGGAGAAGTGCATTAACCTCAAGGCAGGCGACGTTCTCTCGGCCGTGCACGCGCTCGACGACACATGGTACCTTGGTTACAACCGGAGCACCCGCAAGACGGGCGTCTTTCCCGCTCAGTGTGTGCGGCTCGAAGACAGCATTGAACCTG GTAGCTCTTCCGCCGTCGAAAACCCGGTCTATACAACAATATCTGACGATTCGGTTATATTAGGAGTACATGATGCGGATGCTTCAGTTGTTAAACCGATTAAAG ATGACCAGGTCCGGAAAGATTGTGAAAAGAAAGGCAATCCTGCGATTAGCACGGAATATAGTACTGTGCAAAAGGTACGGTTTGCAAATGATAAACACGGCGTTGACATAAATCAGGAAAGCAACTTGGAGAAGTCATTTGGAGCTGACTCGGTCATTTCTTGGCAGGAATCTTTTGAAACTTCATTTACCACAAGCACATCCGAACATCAGAGTGGAAAAGTTGTTAGCAAAGACAGGGACGAAGGAATTTATCACGTCATTTTCGATGATAAACTGACTAAGCTGAAGGCCAGCACGGATATGCTTTTCCACACCAGTAGGGATGAAAACAAGAGGATCAAAGCCGTTTTTGGTGCTCTCTCGGGCTTTGTCATTGGAGGTCTTTTCTATGTCATTCTACGATACAGTTTTAATTACAGTCCACTTCAAGCTGGGATCATAGTTGCCATTTCTACTGTTCTTATCTGCTTTGGATTAGCATTATCATCTCGTTGCCGTTGCATCATGGCAGTCGTGCTGCCCAACTTCTTTACAGGAAAGGGACGGGCATTGTTTTTGTCCATAATATTTGGATTTCTGTTAACAGGACCAATTGCAAACATAGTACATAATGCTAAAGAAACAGGCAGCAGTATGGGGTGTACTGTTGAACTTATTACTGATCAAGCACGCGTACTTCAAAGACAATTAGCGGAACCAGTCAAAGATATGGCTTCATACATTGCTAAGCAGAAACAAGAACTCGAGGCGTTTATCACAAATACAAACGAAGCTTTCGTCATTGCAAAAACTAAACTAGATGAGATAGACAAGACCATTGCAGCAGCAGAGAGCATCAATATTATTTACGag AAATGCGTGAGAACCATTGAAGAACAACTACGCAAATGTAGAGACGCGTGTAATATTATAAA TGTTATTTGCCGGGATTTGTGTAGCAATCTTAATGCAATAAAAGATGTATGTAAACCGTTGAAATCGACAGAAAATTTCGTATCAAATGTGGCAACTAAAACAAG aGAAGCGATCGATAACACAATGCAGTTTATCACAGCAGACGTTGAATTGAAGGGAGACTTCATGGGTAACGCTAACTCATCTAAGTCGGCAAAGAAAATCCaagcaaatataaataaagatgtTGCTGAAAAGGCAAACGTCTTAGAGACATTTTTCTCAATATTGGAAAAGGTTCTTTCTGTTTCCTTTCTCCTCATTTTTGCACAGTCATTCTGGTATGTGAAAAATTATTTAGCAAAAGATGGCTATGATAACTTTTACATTACTAATGCATTTCGATCACACGATTCAACTGAATTTGATAACGGCAGAGCTTCTGTTTTACCTTTGAAAAAAAGAGAGCtctcaaaatatgtcaatacCCGCTCAATCAAACTGAATGAATTTGAAAGGAAATACTGCACAATTGGTCTTGCAGAGGTACTTCTTCATGTTGTTTTCAGTACCGTCATCATattatttgattacattttatactaTGTACTGAAGTTGATTAAAACCCATGGGTCGATAGAGTTTGgatttcaaggtcaaggccgCGTCAAGATCGCTGTTAAGGGTGAGGGACCACTCGCACAATTTTACCAGACAATGATTAAAGGTTTAGACCTCAAAGAAGGGTTCACCGCTAACCTTCACCTCAGCCGCTGTCTTCCTAACCCCTCAGCACCCCAATGGTCAACCATAGTGCTTCTACTGCTGCTGTACCTGTTAGCGCTTGCATTTGTCATATTGAGGGGATACGGCATGAGGCTTCGTCGCAAAATCTCAGCTTACTATTACCCAGAGCAAGAAAAGGCTCGAGTTATCTACCTCCACAAAACTATTCGACACAGACGGGCCGGCTTTCAGAAATTTCTACGCCAGCAGGTTAAGTCTTCTCATAAAGAGAGCATGGTGAAAAGCCAGCTTCGTTTCTCCACTTGGCTTAGGTCAAAACTTTCCTGTTTTGACAGATGTTTACCAAATAAAAGTAAGCAGCAGTGTTCCTGTTGCGAGCAGGAGGGTGGGAAAGGAGGGGTGGTGTTGAAGAAATGTGGAACGGAAAGTATTAACGGAGAGTGCGATGCATTGTTTTGTGGCGAGTGTATTATCGCTCTTGGTGGAATATGCCCACTTTGTAACACAGACGAAGTTGAAATGCGAGATTAA